In one window of Thermodesulfobacteriota bacterium DNA:
- a CDS encoding peptidylprolyl isomerase: MAQAKQGDIVKVHYTGTLEDGTRFDSSDGRDPLQFVIGEGMLIPAFEQAIVGMNPGDTKQLQIPSHEAYGPYMDELILEVDRNQIPQYIDPEEGMQLQITQDDGSSTIVKVVKLTNEKIYLDANHPLAGKDLTFEVRLVDIVRH; this comes from the coding sequence ATGGCACAGGCAAAGCAAGGCGACATCGTAAAGGTCCATTACACGGGCACGCTCGAGGACGGCACCAGGTTCGATTCGTCGGACGGCAGGGACCCGCTTCAGTTCGTGATTGGCGAGGGCATGCTCATACCGGCTTTCGAGCAGGCAATCGTGGGCATGAACCCCGGAGACACGAAGCAGCTCCAGATTCCGTCTCATGAGGCCTACGGGCCGTACATGGACGAGCTCATCCTCGAGGTCGACAGGAACCAGATACCGCAGTATATCGACCCCGAGGAGGGGATGCAGCTCCAGATAACCCAGGACGACGGCAGCTCGACTATCGTGAAGGTCGTAAAGCTCACGAACGAGAAGATATACCTGGACGCAAACCACCCGCTTGCGGGCAAGGACCTTACTTTCGAGGTCAGGCT
- a CDS encoding glycosyltransferase family 2 protein produces MGWQFTLEVIFWTGAAALFYAYIGYPLVLFFLSRALGEERKAGREGAPLPSVSVLIAAYNEEKTIGEKIRNTLNLDYTKELLEVVIASDGSSDRTAGIVRSFAAEDGRVRLLEFPRGGKARALALAMPQLRGEIVFFSDANTECEKNALRLIAGAFGDRRVGCVSGRLVYRNPGGIVSGKGESLYWRYETWLKRLESRLGCVSGANGAAYAIRKELFEAPPSGTVNDDFVISTMVAARGGRSVYEERAFVYEDVASSARGEFRRHVRDGAGHYIAIWHLARLLNPFLGLPAFIFWSHRVFRWTAPFILPALLVLNAMLLEKEVYRLAFAAQTAFYAAALLGFLGRGQARLPFLFHAPFYFCNLNLALFIGFVRAVSGRQKMTWDRAGRA; encoded by the coding sequence ATGGGATGGCAGTTTACGCTTGAAGTCATTTTCTGGACAGGGGCCGCGGCCCTCTTCTATGCCTATATCGGGTACCCGCTGGTCCTCTTTTTCCTGAGCCGCGCTCTCGGCGAGGAAAGGAAGGCCGGTCGGGAGGGCGCGCCCCTTCCTTCGGTATCGGTCCTCATCGCGGCATATAACGAAGAGAAGACCATAGGGGAGAAGATACGGAACACGCTCAACCTCGACTACACCAAGGAACTCCTCGAAGTGGTCATCGCCTCTGACGGCTCGAGCGACCGCACTGCCGGTATAGTGAGGTCCTTTGCGGCAGAGGACGGCAGGGTGCGCCTGCTTGAATTCCCGAGGGGCGGCAAGGCCAGGGCGCTCGCGCTCGCAATGCCGCAGTTAAGGGGCGAGATAGTCTTTTTCTCGGACGCGAATACCGAATGCGAAAAAAACGCGCTCAGGCTCATAGCCGGGGCGTTCGGAGACAGGCGCGTCGGGTGCGTCTCCGGGAGGCTCGTCTACAGGAATCCCGGTGGCATCGTCAGCGGAAAAGGAGAGAGCCTCTATTGGCGTTATGAGACGTGGCTTAAAAGGCTCGAGAGCAGGCTCGGGTGCGTCTCGGGCGCTAACGGAGCCGCCTACGCCATAAGAAAGGAATTATTCGAGGCGCCCCCGTCGGGCACGGTAAACGACGACTTCGTCATCTCGACAATGGTGGCGGCCAGGGGCGGAAGGAGCGTCTACGAAGAGAGGGCCTTTGTCTACGAAGACGTGGCATCGAGCGCGCGGGGCGAGTTCAGGCGGCATGTGAGGGACGGGGCAGGCCATTACATCGCAATATGGCACCTCGCGCGCCTCCTCAACCCGTTCCTCGGGCTCCCGGCCTTCATATTCTGGTCGCACCGGGTTTTCAGGTGGACAGCTCCGTTCATATTGCCCGCCCTTTTAGTCCTGAACGCGATGCTCCTTGAAAAAGAGGTCTACAGGCTCGCGTTCGCGGCGCAGACGGCGTTCTACGCGGCGGCCCTCCTCGGATTTCTGGGCAGGGGGCAGGCGAGGTTGCCTTTCCTCTTTCACGCGCCCTTTTATTTCTGCAACTTGAACCTGGCGCTATTCATCGGTTTCGTAAGGGCCGTTTCAGGGAGGCAGAAGATGACCTGGGACAGGGCGGGGAGGGCTTAG
- a CDS encoding radical SAM protein → MKALFLNPPFLPRFSRFSRSPAVTRSGTIYYPIWHAYAAGLLEKEGHEVMLIDAPARGLGREDCYRAAAGFRPDMAVVYASTPSIYNDIEVAAELKERTGGAFTVLTGTHASALPEETLKLDPRIDAVARLEYDLTLSELLKGIDGGNASEVAGLTLREGGSVRSNPDRPFIDDLDTLPFVSRAYKKHLRIEDYFYAHCRYPVVSIFTSRGCNARCTYCVYPQQAFGRRQRQRSPESIVSEFEYIEKELPQAREVLIDDDTFTSDRSHTHEFSELMLRKGIRLPWTAECRPNLDYETMRLMKKAGCRLIVAGFESADDRVLRNVKKGITVEQMRRFVGDAKRAGIMLHACFMAGNMGETKESLKKSLAFAKEMRADTCQFFPLMAYPGTEAYRWADENGYLATRDFRKWLTEEGLHNCVVSTPELSAEELIMFCDRARRSYYLDPRYIAYKLRQGMRDRRELVKTLRSARTFARHLLGGSRKGAAC, encoded by the coding sequence ATGAAGGCGCTCTTTCTTAATCCACCGTTCCTCCCGAGGTTTTCGCGTTTCTCGCGTAGCCCTGCCGTCACCAGGAGCGGGACCATCTATTACCCTATCTGGCACGCCTACGCGGCAGGGCTCCTTGAGAAGGAAGGGCACGAGGTCATGCTTATCGACGCGCCCGCAAGGGGGCTCGGAAGGGAGGACTGCTACAGGGCCGCCGCCGGCTTCAGGCCGGACATGGCGGTCGTCTATGCCTCTACCCCGAGCATCTATAACGACATAGAGGTCGCGGCTGAATTGAAGGAAAGGACGGGGGGCGCGTTCACGGTCCTTACGGGAACGCACGCATCGGCGCTTCCAGAGGAGACTCTAAAGCTCGATCCGAGGATAGACGCGGTAGCCCGCCTCGAATACGACCTTACGCTTTCGGAGCTGTTAAAAGGCATCGACGGGGGAAATGCATCCGAAGTCGCCGGCCTGACCTTGAGGGAAGGGGGCTCCGTAAGGTCTAACCCGGACAGGCCTTTCATCGACGACCTCGACACTCTCCCGTTCGTATCGAGGGCCTATAAGAAGCACCTGAGGATAGAGGACTACTTCTATGCCCACTGCCGGTACCCCGTGGTCTCCATCTTCACAAGCAGGGGGTGCAACGCCAGGTGCACCTATTGCGTCTACCCCCAGCAGGCCTTCGGAAGGAGGCAGCGCCAGAGGAGCCCGGAGAGCATTGTCTCCGAGTTCGAGTACATAGAAAAGGAGCTCCCACAGGCCAGGGAGGTGCTCATAGACGACGACACCTTCACCTCTGACCGCAGTCACACGCATGAGTTTTCCGAGCTCATGTTACGGAAGGGGATAAGGCTTCCCTGGACAGCCGAGTGCCGCCCCAACCTCGATTACGAGACCATGCGCCTCATGAAAAAAGCCGGGTGCAGGCTGATAGTGGCGGGGTTCGAGAGCGCGGACGACCGGGTGCTCCGGAACGTAAAAAAAGGCATCACGGTCGAGCAGATGAGGCGGTTCGTCGGGGACGCCAAGAGGGCCGGGATAATGTTGCACGCCTGCTTCATGGCCGGGAACATGGGGGAGACGAAAGAGAGCCTTAAAAAATCGCTCGCCTTCGCGAAGGAGATGCGCGCCGACACCTGCCAGTTCTTTCCGCTCATGGCATATCCGGGGACCGAGGCCTACAGGTGGGCCGACGAGAACGGTTATCTTGCCACGAGAGACTTCAGGAAATGGCTTACCGAAGAGGGCCTTCACAACTGCGTAGTCAGCACACCCGAGCTCTCCGCGGAGGAACTCATAATGTTCTGCGACCGTGCCCGGCGGAGCTATTACCTCGACCCGAGGTACATCGCCTACAAGCTCAGGCAGGGCATGAGGGACCGCCGCGAGCTTGTGAAGACACTAAGGTCTGCCAGGACCTTTGCAAGGCATCTCCTGGGCGGGTCTCGTAAGGGCGCGGCCTGCTGA
- a CDS encoding Wzz/FepE/Etk N-terminal domain-containing protein: MRAGRYAREKELDLADYLAVVWKRRLAVLLVSAVMTIGFLVYSLAIPDMYESRAVIMPVGRGAEQGAGASALAERFGSIPGITLPASASSAEIMSLLKSNRLRARVLEERGLLKMLFTGERDGVGADGGPTTWDGLRALDSMLEVKSDLKDNTITLSATHADPRIAADMAGHLIAALTDHMSGEARRVAIANKSYLEAQLAHSQDPIIRQKIYNLIAQQMETAMMSEMRESFAFKVVDPPMVPDMKISPDRRRITHAGFLLSLAAGVVSAFLLEFRSRRASGKPAAGKS; the protein is encoded by the coding sequence ATGAGGGCCGGGAGATACGCGCGCGAAAAAGAGCTCGACCTTGCCGATTACTTGGCGGTGGTATGGAAGAGGAGGCTTGCCGTCCTCCTGGTCTCGGCTGTAATGACCATAGGATTTCTTGTCTACTCCCTTGCGATCCCCGACATGTACGAGTCCAGGGCCGTCATAATGCCCGTCGGGAGGGGCGCCGAGCAGGGCGCTGGTGCCTCCGCCCTCGCAGAGCGGTTCGGTTCCATACCCGGCATAACTCTCCCTGCCTCGGCCTCGTCAGCCGAGATAATGAGCCTTCTTAAATCAAACCGCCTCCGCGCCCGCGTCCTGGAGGAGCGCGGACTTCTTAAAATGCTTTTCACCGGGGAACGGGATGGGGTGGGCGCCGACGGCGGTCCCACAACCTGGGACGGGCTGAGGGCGCTCGATTCCATGCTCGAAGTGAAGAGCGACCTTAAGGACAATACGATCACCCTCTCAGCTACGCACGCCGACCCGCGCATTGCCGCGGACATGGCAGGGCACCTTATCGCCGCCCTTACAGACCACATGAGCGGCGAGGCAAGGAGGGTGGCAATAGCGAACAAGTCATACCTGGAGGCGCAGCTCGCCCATAGCCAGGACCCCATAATCAGGCAGAAGATATACAACCTCATCGCCCAGCAGATGGAGACGGCCATGATGTCCGAGATGAGGGAGAGCTTCGCTTTCAAGGTCGTGGACCCGCCGATGGTGCCTGACATGAAGATCTCGCCCGATAGAAGAAGGATAACGCATGCAGGGTTCCTCCTCTCCCTTGCGGCGGGGGTCGTCTCCGCCTTTCTTCTCGAGTTCAGGTCCAGGCGCGCCTCCGGAAAGCCTGCCGCGGGCAAATCTTGA
- a CDS encoding glycosyltransferase family 4 protein has product MDTFLVAITGLVAGAAGPMAIQRIGNGLGLIDRPNERSSHSVPTPRGGGIGIVAVTSAAAGLSGDYAFGLVLATIGLLGFFEDLLGLPAKLRLITQLGLAFLLAASTLGLPASGAEAALLVFWAVFIAGTANFYNFMDGINGMAGASGLVAFGLLSAFAYLFSPEHFAVSLLAALACLGFLPFNAPRARVFMGDVGSVFLGFLFASLALKMASSPLAFICIAAFLATFYADALTTVAARAASGEDIYRAHRGHLYQYIANELGIPHWKVSFGYASVQLLTGALALLAFTMSARRFLLPGALIVFSFVFAAAYRSIKSAPPKGEALGRTRGGI; this is encoded by the coding sequence GTGGATACCTTCCTTGTCGCGATAACCGGCCTCGTTGCCGGGGCAGCCGGGCCCATGGCGATACAGAGGATCGGCAACGGCCTCGGCCTGATCGACAGGCCGAATGAGAGGAGCTCCCATTCCGTGCCGACACCGAGGGGAGGGGGCATCGGCATTGTTGCGGTAACGAGCGCCGCGGCCGGGCTCTCAGGAGATTACGCCTTCGGGCTGGTCCTTGCGACAATCGGCCTCTTGGGGTTTTTTGAAGACCTCCTCGGATTACCTGCAAAGCTCAGGCTCATTACGCAGCTCGGGCTTGCCTTCCTCCTTGCCGCATCCACGCTGGGCCTTCCGGCATCGGGCGCTGAGGCCGCGCTACTCGTCTTCTGGGCGGTCTTCATCGCCGGCACAGCCAACTTCTACAACTTCATGGACGGAATTAACGGCATGGCCGGAGCCTCCGGGCTCGTCGCCTTCGGCCTCCTCTCGGCGTTCGCGTATCTCTTCAGCCCGGAGCACTTCGCAGTCAGCCTTTTAGCGGCGCTCGCCTGCCTGGGTTTTCTTCCATTCAACGCGCCCAGGGCCAGGGTCTTCATGGGAGACGTCGGGAGCGTCTTTTTGGGGTTTCTCTTCGCCTCCCTGGCGCTCAAGATGGCTTCATCGCCCCTGGCCTTTATATGCATTGCTGCATTCCTCGCGACCTTTTACGCGGATGCCTTGACGACCGTCGCCGCGAGGGCGGCCAGTGGCGAGGACATATACAGGGCGCACAGGGGCCACCTGTATCAATATATTGCGAACGAGCTCGGCATCCCCCATTGGAAGGTCTCTTTCGGCTACGCGTCAGTACAGTTGCTGACCGGCGCCCTTGCCCTGCTCGCCTTTACAATGAGCGCAAGACGGTTCCTCCTTCCTGGCGCGCTCATCGTGTTTTCATTTGTCTTCGCAGCCGCATACCGGTCGATAAAATCCGCTCCACCGAAGGGCGAAGCCCTCGGCAGGACCCGGGGCGGCATATGA
- a CDS encoding capsule assembly Wzi family protein — protein MKDAFPKPWSRGLIPKLISTLAFLAAFTGVPECHAAPPVNIPVKSRLYEDFELLEIKGLIRSGLLSTRPFSRLEGARLSNEAAEEIKKRPGAGRSALSAVRRLEREFRFNADGSHAGADIRPLENAYLHALYSDKEPVFPSANAGGRHFNGNMNLRAGLRASAAFSDKVVLHINPEYSHFEGSNVRLEEGYLMLSFHGIELLAGRDHMWWGPGFHGSLLMSNNARAFDMVKATSAHPFLLPWKFARLGVLRPTLFLARLEKDRDHPNAKLLGMRLDMKPAPSFQAGLSRVFMFGGKGRQPLSGGDWLDILAAKDSAEHSDSPANGNQLVSIDATFVYVNEGSPFIPFSGVKIYGELGAEDSSGNRTPTGRAVMYGMFLDGLFWADGLDMRVEYVNTGQSERYGPLWYSHGVYTSGYTHRGRVIGHHMGGDSEDLFLRARYHSPAGVVGLEADFERLNIHGNGKKREWYGADLTILGEGLIFSIGAGIERDNGHSGVLWTKVSRGF, from the coding sequence TTGAAAGACGCCTTCCCAAAGCCCTGGAGCCGGGGCCTTATACCCAAGCTCATTTCAACCCTTGCCTTTTTAGCGGCCTTTACAGGGGTCCCTGAATGCCATGCCGCGCCGCCGGTCAATATACCGGTCAAGAGCCGTTTGTACGAGGATTTTGAGCTGCTTGAAATTAAAGGGCTCATCCGGTCGGGGCTACTCTCGACCCGCCCTTTCAGCAGGCTCGAGGGGGCTCGCCTTTCAAATGAGGCGGCTGAGGAGATCAAAAAGCGGCCAGGAGCGGGCCGAAGCGCCTTATCGGCAGTAAGGCGGCTCGAGAGGGAGTTCAGATTTAATGCCGATGGAAGCCATGCAGGGGCCGATATAAGGCCTCTGGAAAATGCCTATCTCCACGCGCTCTATTCGGATAAGGAGCCGGTATTTCCTTCCGCAAACGCTGGCGGAAGGCACTTTAATGGCAATATGAACCTGAGGGCCGGGTTACGGGCGAGCGCAGCCTTCAGTGATAAGGTGGTCCTTCATATAAACCCGGAGTACAGCCATTTCGAGGGCTCGAACGTCAGGCTTGAGGAGGGCTATCTCATGCTGAGCTTTCATGGAATAGAGCTTCTCGCGGGGCGCGACCACATGTGGTGGGGGCCTGGCTTCCACGGGAGCCTTTTGATGAGTAACAACGCAAGGGCCTTTGACATGGTCAAGGCGACTTCTGCGCACCCCTTTCTCCTGCCCTGGAAGTTCGCAAGGCTCGGGGTTTTGAGGCCGACACTTTTTTTGGCACGCCTTGAGAAGGACAGGGACCACCCTAACGCGAAGCTCCTCGGCATGCGGCTCGATATGAAGCCAGCCCCATCGTTCCAGGCAGGCCTGAGCCGCGTTTTCATGTTCGGCGGCAAGGGAAGGCAGCCCCTTTCCGGAGGGGACTGGCTGGACATATTGGCAGCTAAAGACAGCGCCGAGCACTCGGATTCGCCAGCAAACGGAAACCAGCTCGTCTCCATTGACGCCACATTCGTTTACGTGAACGAGGGCAGCCCTTTCATCCCCTTTTCAGGGGTGAAGATTTACGGGGAGCTGGGGGCCGAGGACTCATCGGGAAATAGGACCCCGACAGGCAGGGCGGTCATGTACGGCATGTTTCTGGACGGGCTGTTTTGGGCCGACGGGCTTGACATGAGGGTCGAGTACGTGAATACCGGCCAGAGCGAAAGGTATGGGCCGCTCTGGTATTCACACGGAGTCTACACGAGCGGCTACACCCACCGGGGCCGGGTTATCGGCCACCACATGGGCGGGGACTCGGAGGACCTTTTCCTCCGGGCCCGGTATCATTCACCCGCAGGCGTCGTCGGCCTTGAGGCGGATTTCGAGCGATTGAATATCCACGGCAACGGCAAAAAACGTGAATGGTACGGGGCGGACCTGACCATTCTGGGCGAAGGACTCATTTTTTCAATCGGAGCCGGGATTGAGAGGGACAACGGCCATAGCGGCGTCCTTTGGACGAAGGTAAGCCGGGGCTTTTAG
- a CDS encoding nucleoside-diphosphate sugar epimerase/dehydratase, which produces MKRAIRKILKPTPAKRAAFFLVSDALAISAALLLAFQLRMDFAMTPEHYAKFMSSLPFFIPLKVLMLAFFRIYSMTWRYAGIEDFMRITGAVALSEALLFGIIHLIIPAFSGFYSALPRGVFFIDAALSILFLSCLRVSKRVTIDAVRRKRSRKNGKRTLIIGAGDTGEMILRDIIRQKTMGWAPMGFIDRDRSKLGSSIHGVRVIGAPEDLEEIVTARRIEQVVVAVPSMSGKELKTIYETAKDLVESIKVAPRIHDFRHESPGLKGLEEIKVEDLLGRQAVEVDSDSIGAFLRGKVVLVTGAGGSIGSEIVMQVAAFQPERLILFDIDETELHRMELKLKKTYPQHFSGNGCAGGRLVFAVGDIGNSERVGGVFSSYRPEIVFHAAAYKHVPMMEHNPGEAVRVNMFGTYVLAASAARSGVRKFIMISSDKAVMPSSVMGATKRMAENICAAFGTGRTAFISVRFGNVLGSRGSVLPIFMEQLKSGGPLTVTHREIKRYFMTISEAVSLVLQAAVIGKGGEVLVLDMGEPVRIADLAEELIRINGLEPYRDIAIEFTGLRAGEKLYEEVFTDEEVLKVSAHRKILVARGAASYSLRDIDRILGEFEPHIGGQGRGKELKGLLRKYVEHTDEAGLEELTLQGRVV; this is translated from the coding sequence ATGAAGAGAGCCATCAGAAAAATCCTTAAACCGACCCCGGCAAAAAGGGCGGCCTTCTTTCTGGTTTCCGACGCCCTCGCGATTTCAGCGGCGCTGCTGCTCGCCTTCCAGCTTCGGATGGACTTTGCCATGACGCCTGAACATTATGCGAAATTCATGAGTTCGCTCCCGTTCTTTATTCCCTTGAAGGTTCTTATGCTCGCCTTCTTCAGGATATACAGCATGACGTGGAGGTACGCGGGCATAGAAGATTTCATGCGGATAACTGGCGCGGTCGCGCTCTCGGAGGCTTTGCTATTCGGGATCATCCACCTCATCATCCCGGCTTTCAGCGGTTTTTATTCGGCCTTGCCCAGGGGCGTTTTCTTCATTGACGCCGCGCTTTCCATATTGTTCCTTTCATGCCTCAGGGTCTCAAAGAGGGTAACCATTGACGCGGTCCGGAGGAAAAGGAGCAGGAAGAACGGGAAAAGGACCCTCATCATCGGCGCCGGAGACACAGGAGAGATGATATTGAGGGACATCATCAGGCAGAAGACGATGGGATGGGCCCCAATGGGCTTTATAGACAGGGACAGGAGCAAGCTCGGGAGCTCCATACACGGGGTGAGGGTCATCGGCGCGCCGGAAGACCTCGAGGAAATCGTTACGGCCAGAAGGATAGAGCAGGTGGTAGTGGCGGTCCCCTCGATGAGCGGAAAAGAGCTCAAAACCATATACGAGACGGCCAAGGACCTTGTCGAGTCCATAAAGGTGGCGCCGCGGATACACGACTTCCGCCACGAGAGCCCGGGCCTCAAGGGCCTTGAGGAGATAAAGGTTGAAGACCTCCTTGGAAGGCAGGCAGTGGAGGTGGACAGCGACAGCATAGGCGCGTTCCTGAGAGGCAAGGTGGTGCTCGTGACCGGGGCAGGGGGCTCGATAGGCTCGGAGATCGTCATGCAGGTGGCCGCGTTCCAGCCCGAGAGGCTCATACTCTTCGACATTGACGAGACCGAGCTCCACAGGATGGAGCTCAAGCTCAAGAAGACCTATCCGCAGCACTTTAGCGGAAATGGCTGCGCGGGCGGCAGGCTCGTTTTCGCCGTGGGAGACATAGGGAACTCCGAGAGGGTCGGGGGCGTATTCAGCAGCTACCGCCCGGAGATAGTATTCCATGCCGCCGCCTACAAGCACGTGCCCATGATGGAGCACAACCCCGGGGAGGCGGTAAGGGTCAACATGTTCGGCACTTATGTGCTGGCAGCTTCAGCCGCAAGGAGCGGGGTCAGGAAGTTCATCATGATATCGAGCGACAAGGCGGTGATGCCCTCGAGCGTCATGGGCGCTACAAAGCGTATGGCCGAGAACATATGCGCCGCCTTCGGCACCGGGAGGACCGCCTTCATATCCGTGAGGTTCGGGAACGTGCTCGGGAGCCGCGGCAGCGTCCTTCCCATATTCATGGAGCAGCTCAAGTCCGGCGGCCCTCTTACGGTCACGCACAGGGAAATAAAAAGGTACTTCATGACCATATCCGAGGCGGTCTCTCTCGTCCTCCAGGCCGCGGTCATAGGCAAGGGCGGGGAGGTGCTGGTCCTGGACATGGGTGAGCCGGTGAGGATTGCTGACCTCGCGGAAGAGCTCATAAGGATAAACGGGCTCGAGCCGTATAGGGACATAGCCATAGAGTTCACTGGGCTCAGGGCGGGCGAGAAGCTCTATGAGGAGGTCTTCACGGACGAGGAGGTCCTCAAGGTGAGCGCCCACAGGAAGATACTCGTAGCGAGGGGCGCGGCATCGTACTCCCTGCGCGACATAGATAGGATACTCGGGGAGTTCGAGCCGCATATCGGCGGGCAGGGACGCGGCAAGGAGCTTAAGGGCCTTTTAAGAAAATACGTCGAGCATACGGACGAAGCGGGGCTTGAGGAGCTTACGTTGCAGGGGAGGGTGGTTTAG